The following nucleotide sequence is from Thermococcus sp..
GCGAGAGCAAGGTTAACCATCGTAATTGCCCCGAGGGACTTGAGCTCAAGCGTGTAGATGCACCGCGGTATTCTAACGGCCCAGCCACTCGTTATCTTTGAGACGGTTATCGCCAGGAGAAAGCCCGTTATGACGTCATATATCCAGTGGTGAGCGAGAAGCACAGTAGCAAAGGGGATGAGGGTGTTGACCCCCAACAGGGCTTTCCCCCCGAGACGCCTGCGGTATTTCCATATTGTTATGATGTTTATTGCCGCGAAGGTGTTATGGAGCGACGGTAGGACAAACTCCTGCCTCGTGAGTAGTGTGTTCTCCATTGAATATCCGGGGATGTGGTAGACGTAGTGGGGGGCATGTATGTGGAAGAGCAGATAGATTGTTCCTGCCCCCGCGTAGGCCATTATATACCTTGCAAGGAGCTCGTCCGAGGTCTGGAGGTCGCAGAGGTAGAGAAGGATGTAGAGCACCATAAATCCAATCGAGCCGGCAAAACCGAAGTAGTATACCATCCTGAGGAGCCAGTACAAGGGGGGCAACGATTTCGTAAAGTCCAGAAGGCCGACCACGAGGGATTTTGACGTGAGCGGTAGTTTAAGGAACTCCCGCGTAACGTCAACGCTCCACTTTCCAATATATCCATACAGAACCCCGAAGGTTATCCAGCCGAAGTAACTGAGGATGAAAGCATTGAGCCGAACGAGGACATCCCTGTCGCGAAGCCTCGCCAGGAATGGGTTCATTTCTTATCCCCCAGAGTTATAGCCTAACTCGTCGGTTATGTATCGGATGCAGATGGGGGTCAAGGCTTTAAAAACTTTGCACTTAACCCTAGAGGGGTGGTATTATGGAGATTCCCGGCTATGGAAAGCTTGAATTTAACGCTGTTCTCTTCGACCTGAACGGAACCCTAGGAAAGGAAGGAAAAGTCCCCGAGGACGTTAAGGAGCTCCTTGTGAAGCTTGCCGACCGCTATACTGTAGTTGTTCTTAGCGCGGACACCTTCGGAACACTCGAAGAGGAGTTTAAGGGACTTCCGGTTAAGCTAGAACGGGTCTCAAGCGGTGCAGAGAAGGCCAAAATAGCGGATGGTTACGCCCCGTATGTGGCAGTTGGAAACGGGAACAACGACGTCGCAATGCTTGAGAGGGCGGAGTTAGCCTTCTGCGTGATTGGTAACGAGGGAGCGAGCGTCGATGCGCTCCTTGCCAGTGACATCGTCGTCACAGATGTTAGGGATGCAATCGAGATGCTTCTTAACGAGAAGAAGCTCATCGCTACCCTGAGGAGATGAAAGGGAAAATGGGCTACAAAACGCTAAAGGGCTTTGGAAGTGCCAGGCTCATCGTCAAGAAGTCAGTATTCATAGGCTACGCCTCGCCGGCCAAGACGGAGGAAGAAGCGAGAAAATTCATAGCAAAAATCAAAACCCACCACGGCGACGCGACCCACAACGTTTCGGCTTATATTATTAACGACGGCAGGAACTTCGCGGTTCGCTATGATGACGACGGCGAGCCCAAGGGCTCCTCCGGAAAGCCCGTCCTAAAGGTCATTCAGAACAGAGGGCTGAGCAACGTCGTGGTCGTGGTTACGCGCTACTTCGGTGGCATGAAGCTCGGCTACGGCGGGCTTGTTAAAGCGTACAGCGACGCGGCAAGCAGGCCATAGATAAGGCGGGAATCGTTGATGTCTATGAAACGGAACGCTTCGAGGCCACCTTCCCCTATAACCTCTTCCATGCAGTAAAGAAAACCGTTGAGGACGCCGGTGGGAGGATTATCTGGGAGGAATACGGCCAGCTGGTGAAGTTCACCGTCGAAACGAGGAAGGGCGAGGCAGAGAGGCTGATGGAACTTTTGAGGGAGCGGACGAAGGGAAGGGTAGGACTGAGGGCGTTATTTATGCTTGAGGATTGATGTCATTTTGCATCACATCCGAGACAATGGAACAGGAGTTCAAGTTTGGTAATAATCCCGCAACCCTTTAAAATCCTCCCCCTCAGCCTAACCCGGTGGTGGAAATGGCGAGGATAGCGGTCATTGACTACGACAAGTGTAACCCCGACAAGTGCGGTCACTTCCTCTGCGAGCGAGTCTGTCCTGTCAACAGAATGGGCGGTGAGGCGATAATCATAGACGAGGAGAACTACAGGCCGGTAATTCAGGAGGCCAGCTGTACCGGCTGTGGAATCTGTGTCCATAAATGCCCCTTCAATGCAATAAACATCGTCAACCTGCCGGAACAGCTCGATGAGGACTGTGTCCACCGCTATGGAGTTAACGGCTTTGTCCTCTACCGCCTTCCGGTAGTCAAGGAGGGAATGGTCGTCGGAATCCTCGGACCCAATGGAACCGGCAAAACCACAGCCGTCAAAATCCTCTCAGGACAGTTGATTCCAAACCTCTGCTCCGATAACGATTCATGGGACAATGTGATAAAGGCCTTCCGTGGAAACGAACTTCAGAGCTACTTCGAGAGGCTGAAAAACGGAGAAATAAGACCCGTTGTCAAGCCCCAGTACATTGATTTGATTCCAAAAGCCGTTAAGGGTAAGGTTCGCGACCTCCTCAAGAGGGCCGATGAGAGTGGGAAGTTTGAG
It contains:
- a CDS encoding phosphatase PAP2 family protein; protein product: MNPFLARLRDRDVLVRLNAFILSYFGWITFGVLYGYIGKWSVDVTREFLKLPLTSKSLVVGLLDFTKSLPPLYWLLRMVYYFGFAGSIGFMVLYILLYLCDLQTSDELLARYIMAYAGAGTIYLLFHIHAPHYVYHIPGYSMENTLLTRQEFVLPSLHNTFAAINIITIWKYRRRLGGKALLGVNTLIPFATVLLAHHWIYDVITGFLLAITVSKITSGWAVRIPRCIYTLELKSLGAITMVNLALATLMLLVALDPRKWILLIKSILGQP
- a CDS encoding HAD family hydrolase, whose translation is MEIPGYGKLEFNAVLFDLNGTLGKEGKVPEDVKELLVKLADRYTVVVLSADTFGTLEEEFKGLPVKLERVSSGAEKAKIADGYAPYVAVGNGNNDVAMLERAELAFCVIGNEGASVDALLASDIVVTDVRDAIEMLLNEKKLIATLRR